A genomic region of Anas acuta chromosome 1, bAnaAcu1.1, whole genome shotgun sequence contains the following coding sequences:
- the UBE2N gene encoding ubiquitin-conjugating enzyme E2 N → MAGLPRRIIKETQRLLAEPVPGIKAEPDESNARYFHVVIAGPQDSPFEGGTFKLELFLPEEYPMAAPKVRFMTKIYHPNVDKLGRICLDILKDKWSPALQIRTVLLSIQALLSAPNPDDPLANDVAEQWKTNEAQAIETARAWTRLYAMNNI, encoded by the exons ATGGCCGGGCTGCCCCGCAGGATCATCAAG gAAACCCAGCGCTTGCTGGCAGAGCCAGTCCCTGGGATAAAAGCAGAACCAGATGAAAGCAACGCACGTTATTTTCACGTGGTCATTGCAGGTCCACAGGATTCCCCCTTTGAGGGTGGGACATTTAAACTTGAACTATTCCTTCCAGAAGAATATCCAATGGCAGCTCCTAAAGTACGTTTCATGACCAAAATTTATCACCCTAACGTAGACAAGCTGGGAAGAATATGTTTAGATATTTTGAAAG ATAAATGGTCCCCAGCTTTGCAGATCCGTACAGTTCTGCTATCAATCCAGGCTTTGTTAAGCGCTCCCAATCCAGATGATCCACTAGCAAACGATGTAGCTGAGCAATGGAAGACCAATGAAGCCCAAGCCATAGAAACAG ccaGAGCATGGACTAGGCTATATGCCATGAATAATATTTAA